The segment CGCAGGGCCTGCTGCAGCGCGGCCCAGGCGGCCGGCTCGGCCAGCCGCGCCGCCGTCCACTGCCCCAACAGCACGGCAGCCTGCCCCCCCGGGGGGGACGGCCGGCTGATACGGGGTGAGGTGTCGGCCATGGACGGCGGTCTGGGTTGGATGGTGCTGGCTTCCGATGGTAAGCCCGATTTCGCCGTCACAATACGGCGTCATGGCAAGCACGCCACAGGAGAGTTCATGAGCAACGCCCCCGCCACCGACGAATTGCGCATCGAGCTGCGCGGCCCCGTGCTGTGGCTGACCATCGCGCGCGAGGCTCGCCGCAATGCCGTGAGCCATGCCGTGCTGGCCGCCCTGGCCCGTGCCATCGAAGGGGCCCAGGCGCAGCGCGATGTCCGCGCCATCGTCATCACGGGCGCGGGCGACAAGGCCTTCTGCGCCGGCGCCGACCTGCAGGCCGACCAGGCCTTCACCACCGACTACTCCGAGCCACAGGGCCACGTGGCGCGTGTGCTGCGCGCGGCCAAGGCCAGCACCGTGCCGCTGATCGCACGCGTCAACGGCGCCTGCATGGCCGGCGGCATGGGCCTGCTGGGCATGTGCGATCTGGCGGTGGCCGCGCGCCACGCGGTCTTCGGCCTGCCCGAGGTGAAGGTGGGCGTGTTCCCGGCCCAGGTGCTCAGCGTGCTGCAGCACCAGATCCCGCGCCGCAAGCTGGCCGAGCTCTGCCTCACGGGCGAGCCGCTGACCTCGGCCCAGGCGCTGGAGTACGGCCTGGTGAACTACGTGGACGACGATGTCGACGCCCGCCTGCAATGGCTGCTGGAGCGCCTGCTGGACAAGTCACCGGCGGCCATCCGTCGTGGCCTGTACACCATGAAAAAGATCGAGAGCATGTCTTTCGAGGAAAGCATGTCCTTCACCGAAAGCCAGATCGCGCTGTTCACGCTGACCGAAGACGCGAAAGAAGGCCAGGCCGCCTTCAAGGACAAGCGCAAGCCGGTCTGGCCCGGGCGCTGAGCCGTTCGCCGCGCCCGATGGGGCCGGCATTTGATGCATATCAAGAAACGCCCAGGCACCGGGCGTAGCATGCGCTGACCATTCCATCACAGGAGGAGACCGCCATGGCATCGAATGAAGCTGGTACAGCGAGCCGGGCCCCGGCCCGCGAATCGGTCAACGTCTACGGGCTGCTGGCAGCCCTCGCCGGCCTGATCGTTGTCATGCTGCTGCCCAAACCGGCAGCGCTGCCGGTGGCCGGGCAGATCATGCTGGGTCTGCTGCTGTTCTCCGTCATCCTCTGGGTGAGCGAGGCGGTGGACTACGCCATCAGCGCCGTGCTCATCACCGCCCTGATGGCCTTCATGCTCGGTATGGCGCCCAATGCGGCCAAACCCGAAGCGGTGCTCGGCACCGGCCCCGCGCTGACTCTGGCCCTGGGCGGTTTTGCCAACACCGCGCTAGCTCTCGTCGCAGCGGCCTGTTTCCTCTCGGCGGCCATGACCATCACCGGGCTGGACAAACGCATTGCCCTCTTCATCCTCTCCAAGGTCGGCGCGCGGACCAACCGCGTGCTGATCGGCGCCATCCTGGTCGGCATCGTGCTGTCCTTCCTGGTGCCGTCCACCACCGCGCGCGTGGCCTGTCTCGTGCCCATCATCATGGGCATCATCCTGGCCTTCGGTGTCGACCAGCGCTCGCGTTTCGCCGGCATGCTGATGATCGCCACCGCCCAGTCCGCCTCGATCTGGAACGTGGGCGTCAAGACGGCGGCGGCGCAGAACATGGTGGCCATCGGTTTCATCGAGAAGGCCTACGGCCAGACCATCACCTGGGGCGACTGGCTGGTCGCCGCCGCCCCCTGGTCCATCCTGATGTCCATCGCGCTGTACTTCGTGATGATCAAGATGATGCCGCCCGAGACCAAGGAGATCGCCGGCGGCAAGGAAACCATCCGCCTGGCGCTGCACGCCTTGGGCCCCATGAGCTGGGCTGAGAAGAAACTGCTGTTCATCACCCTGGCCCTGCTGGCCTTCTGGGCCACCGAGAAGGTGCTGCACCCCTTCGACACCTCGTCCACCACCATCGCCGCCATCGCGCTGATGTTCACCCCGGGCATCGGTGTCATGGGCTGGAAACAGGCGCAGTCGCGCATACCGTGGGGCACCATCGTGCTGTTCGGCACCGGCATCAGCCTGGGCACGGCGCTCTTGCAGACCAAGGCCGCCGCCTGGCTGGCCAACATCATCGTCGCCAACCTGGGCCTGGCCGGCGCCTCGGCCTTCATGATCCTGGCCCTGCTCTCGCTCTTCCTGATCGTGGTGCACCTGGGTTTTGCCAGCGCCACCGCCCTGGCCTCGGCCATGATCCCCATCATGATCAGCGTGCTGCAGCAGATCGCCGGTGGCCCCGATGCCGCGCCCATGAACCTGGTGGGCATGACCATGCTGCTGCAGTTCGTGGTGAGCTTCGGTTTCATCCTGCCGGTGAACGCGCCACAGAACATGGTGGCCTATGGCACCGACACCTTTGCGGTGCGCGACTTCGTGCGCACGGGGCTGGTGCTCACGGTGATCGGCTTTGCGCTTGTGTTGCTGCTGGGGGCGACTTACTGGCAGTGGATGGGGTATCTGGGCAAATAGCGCTCACCGCCACACCTGCCCCAGCGCCGTCCAGGCGCTGGTCAGCACGGGCTCGCCGCGCCGCGCAGCAAGGCTGACGAAACACAACTGGCAGTCCAGGCTGACGCGGTCGGCAATTACCAGGCCGCGCGCCTGCGTTTCGCGGATGGCAATGGAATCGCGCACCAGCGACAAGCCGATGCCCGAGCGCACCAGGTCCAGCATCGAGGCTTCCTGGTCCACCAGCGCCACCTGGCGCGGGCTCACACCCAGGGGGCCGAACACGCCCGCCAGCAGGCGGTGGTGGGCCGAGGCCGGCGGGGTAGCGATCCAGGGCAGCGCGGCCAGGCCTTTCCAGTCGCGGCCCAGCACCTGCTCGCCCCAGCCGGCCGGGGCCAGCACGCGGTAGCTGAAATGCGAGAGCACGCGCGCCTCGAAGGGCCCGCCGCTCTCGGTCACCGCCTCACCCGGCAGACCCAGGTAGAAGCCCACGTCCAGTTCACCGCGGCCGATCTGCGCCAGCACCTCGCCGCTCATGCCCTGGCGCAATTCGGTCTCGATTTGCGGCGCGGTCTCCACCAGCTCGCACAGGAAGGCGCCCAGGCGCGTGAACTCGGGGTCGAGGATGGTGCCGATGCGCAGGCGCCCGCGCACCGTGCTGTGCAGGCTCTGCGCGGCCTGGCTGAAGTCCGCCAGCGCCGCCAGCGCCTTTTCGGCCTGCGGCAGCAGGGCCGCGCCGTCCGGCGTGAGGGCCAGACCGTGCGGGGTGCGGGTGAAGAGCTGCAGGCCCGTGCTTTCGGCCAGCGCCTTGAGTTGCAGGCTCACGGCGGGCTGGCTCAGATGCAGGCGGGTGGCTGCACGCGAGACGTTGCCCTCGCGCGCCACGGCGACGAAGGCGCGCAGGGTCTGGGGCTCGGGCGCTGGATTCATATTTGCTGAATTTATATCACTCTTCAAAGCAAATCATTGGAAAAATGCCCGCGTTTGCACGACACTTGCCCATCTTTCGGAGATTCCATCATGAGCATTGCAAATATTGACCACTACATCGCCGGCAAGGTCGTCGCCGGCACCTCGGGCCGCGCGCAGGACGTGTTCAACCCGGCCACCGGCGCCGTCAGCGGCCACACAGCCCTGGCCAGTGCCGCCGAGGTGGACAAGGCCGTGGCCGCCGCGCAAGCCGCCTTCCCCGCCTGGGCACAGACCTCGCCGCTGCGTCGCGCACGCATCCTGTTCAAGTTTCTGGAGCTGATGAACCACCACCGCGACGACCTGGCCCGACTGATCACCGCCGAGCACGGCAAAGTGTTTACCGACGCGCAGGGCGAAGTGACACGCGGCATCGAAATCCTGGAATTCGCCACCGGCATTCCGCAACTGCTCAAGGGCGACTTCACCGAGCAGGTCTCCACCGGCATGGACAACTGGACCATGCGCCAGCCCCTGGGCGTGGTGACGGGCATCACGCCTTTCAATTTCCCCGTGATGGTGCCGATGTGGATGTTCCCGGTGGCGCTGGCCGCGGGCAACACCTTCATCCTCAAGCCCAGCCCGATCGACCCCAGCCCCTCGCTCTTCATGGCCGATCTGCTCAAGAAGGCCGGCCTGCCCGACGGCGTGTTCAACGTGGTGCAGGGCGACAAGGAAGCCGTGGACGCGCTGCTGGCCCACCATGACGTGAAAGCCATCAGCTTCGTGGGCTCCACGCCGATTGCCAACTACATCTATGAGACCGGCGCGCGCAACGGCAAACGGGTGCAGGCCCTGGGCGGCGCCAAGAACCACATGGTGGTGATGCCCGACGCCGACCTGGACCAGGCCATCGACGGTCTGATCGGCGCGGCCTATGGTTCGGCCGGCGAGCGCTGCATGGCGATCTCCGTCGCGGTGCTGGTGGGTGACGTGGCCGACAAGATCATGCCCAAGCTGATCGAGCGCACCAAGGCGCTCAAGATCAAGAACGGCATGGAACTGGACGCCGAGATGGGCCCCATCGTGACGGGCATCGCGCACCAGCGCATCACGGGCTACATCGAGCACGGCGCCAAGGAAGGCGCCAAGCTACTGGTGGACGGCCGGTCATTCAAGGGCTCCGCGGCCGGTAGCGGCTGCGACAACGGTTTCTGGCTGGGCGGCACGCTGTTCGACCACGTGACACCCGAGATGAAGATCTACAAGGAAGAGATCTTCGGCCCGGTGCTGTCCTGTGTGCGGGTGCCGGACTTCGGCACCGCCGTGAAACTCATCAACGACCACGAGTTCGGCAACGGCGTGTCCTGCTACACGCGTGACGGCCATGTGGCGCGCGAGTTCTCGCACCGCATCCAGGTCGGCATGGTCGGTATCAACGTGCCGATCCCCGTGCCCATGGCCTGGCACGGCTTCGGCGGCTGGAAGCGTTCGCTGTTCGGCGACATGCACGCCTATGGCGAAGAGGGCGTGCGCTTCTATACCAAGCAGAAGTCGGTGATGCAGCGCTGGCCTGAGAGCATCGGGAAAGGCGCCGAGTTCGCCATGCCAACGAGCAAGTGATGTTCTGACCACTGTTCGCACGCGCCTGCCGCAAGCGGTGGCTGACCGGGCGATGTGGCAAAGCGCAGCGCCTCTGAGCCCGGCCAGTTACCGCTTGCGGCAGCCCCGCCAACGCCAACCAGCAGAGCACACCATGAGCGAAACAACCTTCGACTACATCATCATCGGCGCCGGCACCGCCGGTTGCCTGCTGGCTAACCGGCTCAGCGCCGATGCCAGCAAGCGCGTGCTGCTGGTCGAAGCCGGCCGCAAGGACGACTACCACTGGATCCACATTCCGGTGGGTTACCTCTACTGCATCGGCAACCCGCGCACCGACTGGCTCTACCAGACCGAGCCGGACCCGGGCCTCAACGGCCGCAAGCTGCGTTACCCTCGCGGCAAGACGCTGGGCGGCTGCTCCAGCATCAACGGCATGATCTACATGCGTGGCCAGTCGCGTGACTACGATCAGTGGGCGCAGCTCACCGGCGACAAGAGCTGGTCCTGGGAGCAGGTGCTGCCGCTGTTCAAGCGGCACGAGGATTACCACAAGGGCGCCGATGCCCTGCACGGCGCCGGTGGTGAATGGCGCATCGAGAAGCAGCGCCTGCGCTGGGACGTGCTGGATGCCTTTTCGCAGGCGGCCCAGCAGGCGGGGCTACCGGCCAGCGAGGACTTCAACCGCGGCAACAACGAGGGTGTGGGTTATTTTGAAGTCAACCAGAAGAGCGGCTGGCGCTGGAACACGGCCAAGGCCTTCCTGCGCCCGGTGCAGCAGCGCCCCAATCTGACGGTCTGGACACAGACGCAGACCCGGCGCCTGAACTTCACGCGCGATGCCGACGGCGCGCTGCGCTGCAGTGGCGCCGAGCTGCTGCGCGAGGGCCGCGCCCTCAGCGTGACGGCGCAGCGCGAGGTGATCCTCAGCGCGGGGAGCATCGGCTCGGTGCAGATCCTGCAGCTCTCGGGGGTCGGCCCGGGCACCCTCTTGCAGCAGCACGGCGTGCCCGTGGTGCACGAGCTGCCCGGTGTCGGTGCCAACCTGCAGGACCACCTGCAGATCCGCTCGGTCTACAAGGTGCAGGGGGTGAAGACGCTCAACACCATGGCCAACAGCCTGTGGGGCAAGGCCATGATCGGCCTGGAATACGCACTCAAGCGCAGCGGCCCCATGAGCATGGCGCCCTCGCAACTGGGCGCCTTCACCAGGAGCGACCCGGCGCAGCCCTGGCCGAACATCGAATACCACGTGCAGCCGCTCTCGCTGGACGCCTTCGGCGAGCCGCTGCACAGCTTCAATGCCTTCACGGCCAGTGTCTGCAACCTGAACCCGACGAGCCGTGGTTCGGTGCAGATCCGCAGCCCGCGTTTCGAGGATGCCCCGGCCATCGCGCCCAACTACCTGAGCACCGAGCAGGACCGCAAGGTAGCGGCCGACTCGCTGCGCGTGACACGCCGCATCGTGGCGCAAGCGGCGCTGGCGAAGTACCAGCCGCAGGAGTGGAAACCGGGTGTGCAGTACCAGAGCGACGAAGACCTGGCGCGGCTGGCCGGCGACATTGCCACCACCATCTTCCACCCGGTAGGCACCACCCGCATGGGCCGGGCCGACGACCCAATGGCCGTGGTGGACCCGCACTTGAGCGTGCGCGGCATCCGCGGCCTGCGCGTGGTCGATGCGGGTGTCATGCCCACCATCACCAGCGGCAACACCAACTCACCGACGCTGATGATTGCCGAACGCGCGGCGCAGCTGATCCTCGCGGGCCAGTAAGGCGCTGCGCTCAGCGCAGGCGGCCCACGTAGCGCGCCTCCAGCCCCACCATGGGTGCCGGCGCCTCCCGGGGCACCGCGACCGGGGCGGCCTTGGCCGGTTTTGGTGCAGGGCGCAAGGCCTGCATGGCGGCATCCAGGCGCTGCGCCAGTTCGGACAGATCGGCCAGCCCCTTCTCGC is part of the Rhodoferax sp. BAB1 genome and harbors:
- a CDS encoding enoyl-CoA hydratase/isomerase family protein, with amino-acid sequence MSNAPATDELRIELRGPVLWLTIAREARRNAVSHAVLAALARAIEGAQAQRDVRAIVITGAGDKAFCAGADLQADQAFTTDYSEPQGHVARVLRAAKASTVPLIARVNGACMAGGMGLLGMCDLAVAARHAVFGLPEVKVGVFPAQVLSVLQHQIPRRKLAELCLTGEPLTSAQALEYGLVNYVDDDVDARLQWLLERLLDKSPAAIRRGLYTMKKIESMSFEESMSFTESQIALFTLTEDAKEGQAAFKDKRKPVWPGR
- a CDS encoding DASS family sodium-coupled anion symporter, with the protein product MASNEAGTASRAPARESVNVYGLLAALAGLIVVMLLPKPAALPVAGQIMLGLLLFSVILWVSEAVDYAISAVLITALMAFMLGMAPNAAKPEAVLGTGPALTLALGGFANTALALVAAACFLSAAMTITGLDKRIALFILSKVGARTNRVLIGAILVGIVLSFLVPSTTARVACLVPIIMGIILAFGVDQRSRFAGMLMIATAQSASIWNVGVKTAAAQNMVAIGFIEKAYGQTITWGDWLVAAAPWSILMSIALYFVMIKMMPPETKEIAGGKETIRLALHALGPMSWAEKKLLFITLALLAFWATEKVLHPFDTSSTTIAAIALMFTPGIGVMGWKQAQSRIPWGTIVLFGTGISLGTALLQTKAAAWLANIIVANLGLAGASAFMILALLSLFLIVVHLGFASATALASAMIPIMISVLQQIAGGPDAAPMNLVGMTMLLQFVVSFGFILPVNAPQNMVAYGTDTFAVRDFVRTGLVLTVIGFALVLLLGATYWQWMGYLGK
- a CDS encoding LysR family transcriptional regulator: MNPAPEPQTLRAFVAVAREGNVSRAATRLHLSQPAVSLQLKALAESTGLQLFTRTPHGLALTPDGAALLPQAEKALAALADFSQAAQSLHSTVRGRLRIGTILDPEFTRLGAFLCELVETAPQIETELRQGMSGEVLAQIGRGELDVGFYLGLPGEAVTESGGPFEARVLSHFSYRVLAPAGWGEQVLGRDWKGLAALPWIATPPASAHHRLLAGVFGPLGVSPRQVALVDQEASMLDLVRSGIGLSLVRDSIAIRETQARGLVIADRVSLDCQLCFVSLAARRGEPVLTSAWTALGQVWR
- a CDS encoding CoA-acylating methylmalonate-semialdehyde dehydrogenase encodes the protein MSIANIDHYIAGKVVAGTSGRAQDVFNPATGAVSGHTALASAAEVDKAVAAAQAAFPAWAQTSPLRRARILFKFLELMNHHRDDLARLITAEHGKVFTDAQGEVTRGIEILEFATGIPQLLKGDFTEQVSTGMDNWTMRQPLGVVTGITPFNFPVMVPMWMFPVALAAGNTFILKPSPIDPSPSLFMADLLKKAGLPDGVFNVVQGDKEAVDALLAHHDVKAISFVGSTPIANYIYETGARNGKRVQALGGAKNHMVVMPDADLDQAIDGLIGAAYGSAGERCMAISVAVLVGDVADKIMPKLIERTKALKIKNGMELDAEMGPIVTGIAHQRITGYIEHGAKEGAKLLVDGRSFKGSAAGSGCDNGFWLGGTLFDHVTPEMKIYKEEIFGPVLSCVRVPDFGTAVKLINDHEFGNGVSCYTRDGHVAREFSHRIQVGMVGINVPIPVPMAWHGFGGWKRSLFGDMHAYGEEGVRFYTKQKSVMQRWPESIGKGAEFAMPTSK
- a CDS encoding GMC family oxidoreductase, translating into MSETTFDYIIIGAGTAGCLLANRLSADASKRVLLVEAGRKDDYHWIHIPVGYLYCIGNPRTDWLYQTEPDPGLNGRKLRYPRGKTLGGCSSINGMIYMRGQSRDYDQWAQLTGDKSWSWEQVLPLFKRHEDYHKGADALHGAGGEWRIEKQRLRWDVLDAFSQAAQQAGLPASEDFNRGNNEGVGYFEVNQKSGWRWNTAKAFLRPVQQRPNLTVWTQTQTRRLNFTRDADGALRCSGAELLREGRALSVTAQREVILSAGSIGSVQILQLSGVGPGTLLQQHGVPVVHELPGVGANLQDHLQIRSVYKVQGVKTLNTMANSLWGKAMIGLEYALKRSGPMSMAPSQLGAFTRSDPAQPWPNIEYHVQPLSLDAFGEPLHSFNAFTASVCNLNPTSRGSVQIRSPRFEDAPAIAPNYLSTEQDRKVAADSLRVTRRIVAQAALAKYQPQEWKPGVQYQSDEDLARLAGDIATTIFHPVGTTRMGRADDPMAVVDPHLSVRGIRGLRVVDAGVMPTITSGNTNSPTLMIAERAAQLILAGQ